Proteins from a genomic interval of Syngnathoides biaculeatus isolate LvHL_M chromosome 23, ASM1980259v1, whole genome shotgun sequence:
- the eif2b2 gene encoding translation initiation factor eIF-2B subunit beta, whose amino-acid sequence MPGGDKETDLTERVEAFLFDLKRSGSGAGPLRSSAETARETASLLRRITSQARWTTAGELMEIIRKEGRRMAAAQPSETTVGNMIRRVLKIIREEYTRSRGGGEELDQQDSLHKWLTTGALSEENFYQYFAPLKANVIEAINELLMELEGTTDNIAMQALEHIHSNEVIMTIGRSRTVEAFLKDAARKRKFHVIVAECAPFCLGHKMATSLSEAGIETTVISDAAIFAVISRVNKVIIGTQTVLADGGLRAVTGTYTLALAAKYHTTPVIVCTPMFKLSPQFHNEENTFHKFVSPHEALPFTEGEILSKVNVHCPVFDYVPPKLITLFISNFGGHAPSYVYRLVSELYHPEDHEL is encoded by the exons ATGCCGGGTGGGGATAAAGAGACCGACCTGACCGAGAGAGTCGAGGCCTTTTTGTTCGACCTGAAGCGAAGCGGGAGCGGGGCCGGACCTCTGCGGAGCTCCGCGGAGACGGCCCGAGAAACGGCCTCGTTGCTCCGCAGGATCACGTCGCAGGCTCGGTGGACCACCGCAG GCGAGCTGATGGAAATCATTCGCAAGGAGGGCCGGCGGATGGCCGCCGCCCAACCGTCGGAGACCACCGTGGGGAACATGATCAGACGAGTGCTCAAGATTATCAGAGAGGAGTACACAAG GTCTCGGGGCGGCGGCGAGGAGCTGGACCAGCAGGACTCCCTCCACAAGTGGCTGACGACGGGAGCGCTGAGCGAGGAGAACTTCTACCAGTATTTTGCCCCCCTAAAAGCCAACGTCATCGAGGCCATCAACGAGCTGCTGATGGAGCTGG AAGGGACGACGGACAACATCGCCATGCAGGCTCTGGAGCACATCCACTCCAACGAGGTCATCATGACCATCGGCCGCTCTCGCACCGTCGAGGCCTTCCTCAAGGACGCCGCTCGCAAACGCAAGTTCCACGTCATTGTCGCCGAGTGCGCCCCCTTCTGCTTG GGGCAcaagatggccaccagtctgtcGGAAGCCGGCATTGAAACGACGGTGATCTCGGACGCCGCCATATTCGCCGTCATCTCTCGCGTCAACAAG GTCATCATCGGGACGCAGACGGTGCTCGCCGACGGAGGCCTGCGGGCCGTCACCGGCACGTACACGCTGGCCCTGGCCGCCAAGTACCACACCACGCCGGTCATCGTCTGCACGCCCATGTTCAAGCTCTCGCCCCAG TTCCACAATGAGGAGAACACCTTCCATAAGTTTGTCTCCCCGCATGAAGCGCTTCCGTTCACCGAAG GGGAGATCCTGTCCAAGGTGAACGTCCACTGTCCCGTCTTCGACTACGTCCCCCCGAAGCTCATCACGCTCTTCATCTCCAACTTCGGCGGACACGCGCCCTCCTACGTTTACCGCCTGGTCAGCGAACTCTACCACCCCGAGGATCACGAATTGTAA
- the tmed10 gene encoding transmembrane emp24 domain-containing protein 10, producing the protein MARFAALLLLSVVIESASAISFFLPVNSRKCLREEIHKDVLVTGEYEITEPTSTKSNLKITDSAGHLLYTKDDATKGKFAFTTEDYDMFEVCFESKSPMGTGRVPDQLVHLDMKHGVEAKNYEEIAKVEKLKPLEVELRRLEDLSESIVNDFAYMKKREEEMRDTNESTNTRVLYFSIFSMCCLIGLATWQVFYLRRFFKAKKLIE; encoded by the exons ATGGCTCGATTCGCGGCGCTTCTGCTTTTATCGGTTGTCATCGAGTCGGCCTCCGCCATCTCCTTCTTCTTGCCGGTCAACTCGAGGAAGTGCCTGCGGGAGGAGATCCACAAGGACGTGCTGGTCACCGGGGAGTACGAGATAACCGAGCCGACCAGCACCAAAAGCAACCTGAAG ATCACAGATTCCGCCGGCCATTTGCTTTACACCAAGGACGATGCCACCAAAGGGAAGTTTGCCTTCACCACGGAGGACTACGACATGTTTGAGGTGTGCTTTGAGAGCAAGTCCCCCATGG GAACTGGAAGAGTGCCGGACCAGTTGGTCCACCTGGACATGAAGCACGGCGTGGAGGCCAAGAACTACGAAGAG ATTGCCAAGGTGGAGAAGCTGAAGCCTCTGGAGGTGGAGCTGCGGCGACTGGAGGACCTCTCGGAGTCCATCGTCAACGACTTTGCGTACATGAAGAAGCGAGAGGAGGAGATGAGGGACACCAACG AGTCGACCAACACGCGCGTGCTCTACTTCAGCATCTTCTCCATGTGCTGCCTGATCGGCTTGGCCACGTGGCAGGTGTTCTACCTGCGCCGCTTCTTCAAGGCCAAGAAGCTCATCGAGTAG
- the fosab gene encoding v-fos FBJ murine osteosarcoma viral oncogene homolog Ab, translating to MRKSFLAEETLKSPSGADKVRLSKMGQGPVASFIEEKDATSALREIPDSADAVQSGPIRSGPDSFLGLRRGADTRKRASRFNFLPSFFFFSFSESSETAARRDFQRDGFSLKFKVHSVRSVGESRPSSGPPPSASSRPKEKTARVRKSPPGGALRHGRSSATDLREVSRSGRRSGSLRSPTSGTKGVSGTGSSSGSAGVSSSSPLERSRTLELPQMAAAGTRGSSLSLSGDAIATSRSSSSSILQEDRTRSSRSFSFRSSSISDRRLDFSSSSCLQGVGQLPPPVPAFRCSDFVPLPPDLPPVVVVFAMLRMCTRKPNGKDANSNVGCTPKVQLGVQRQNSQQENITVYLHDSSKWILGNERGVQTSAARKPRGERIPFLGRGTPFVERYRAGKVQCGPHAQARPVATRPRPRQLTESAAAMMFNVFNPDCDASSRCSTASPAADSAGNLGYYHPSPAGSCSSMGSPQSQDFTELTSTSAAFVPTVTAISASPDLQWMVRPLVSSVAPSQRARPSGYPPKVSAPSRPHVAAKRGRTEQVNEQISSAGRSSSFDARVNVCFDFSQVSPEEEAKRKIRRERNKQAAAKCRNRRRELTDTLQAETDQLEDEKSSLQNDIAELLKEKERLEFILAAHRPICKVPSQLDSDFPATSASPARSRLSLFSAGAVKLSELDASVLEESLDLLTDTEMERSVPEVDLSASLCGAHDWEQLRPSVTSGDFEPPLVTPVVACTPSASSFAFTFPEADAFPGCGTARRRASGGNDEQSSDSLNSPTLLAL from the exons ATGCGCAAATCCTTTTTGGCGGAGGAAACCTTGAAAAGTCCAAGTGGAGCCGATAAAGTTCGCCTTTCCAAAATGGGCCAAGGGCCAGTGGCATCATTCATCgaagag AAGGACGCGACGTCGGCTCTTCGGGAAATTCCCGACTCGGCAGACGCCGTCCAGTCCGGTCCGATCCGATCAGGCCCTGACTCATTCCTCGGGCTCCGCCGCGGCGCAGACACCAGAAAGCGGGCGTCCCGTTttaatttccttccttccttcttcttcttctccttttcggAATCGTCTGAGACGGCTGCCCGACGC GACTTCCAACGTGATGGCTTTTCATTAAAATTCAAAG ttCACAGTGTGAGGAGCGTCGGGGAGTCCAGACCGTCTTCCGGGCCGCCCCCGTCGGCGTCGTCCAGGCCGAAGGAGAAGACGGCGCGGGTGCGGAAGTCGCCGCCGGGAGGCGCGCTCAGGCACGGGAGGTCGTCGGCCACCGACCTGCGCGAGGTTTCCCGGTCGGGCAGGCGCAGCGGCTCGCTCAGGTCTCCGACGTCGGGCACGAAGGGCGTCTCCGGgaccgggtcgtcctcggggtccgCCGGGGTCTCGTCGTCGTCGCCTCTGGAGCGCAGCAGGACGTTGGAGTTGCCGCAAATGGCCGCGGCCGGGACGCGGGGGTCCTCGTTGTCGCTTTCAGGTGACGCCATTGCGACGTCccgctcttcctcttcctccatttTGCAGGAGGACAGAACCCGCTCCAGTCGCTCCTTCTCCTTCAGGAGCTCGTCGATCTCCGACCGGAGGCTCGACTTCTCGTCTTCCAGTTG CTTGCAGGGCGTCGGTCAGCTGCCGCCGCCTGTTCCGGCATTTCGCTGCAGCGATTTTGTTCCTCTCCCGCCGGATCTGCctcccgtcgtcgtcgtctttgcAATGCTGCGGATGTGCACACGAAAGCCAAATGGAAAGGACGCAAACTCAAACGTGGGATGCACCCCAAAAGTTCAACTTGGAGTTCAGCGTCAAAACAGTCAACAGGAAAA TATTACCGTGTACCTACATGACAGCAGCAAATGGATTCTTGGAAATGAACGCGGCGTGCAAACGTCAGCAG CTCGAAAGCCGAGAGGCGAGAGGATTCCCTTCCTCGGCCGGGGAACACCTTTTGTCGAGCGGTACCGGGCTGGAAAAGTACAGTGCGGTCCGCACGCACAGGCGCGTCCTGTTGCGACACGGCCGCGCCCGCGACAATTGACAGAAAG TGCTGCGGCGATGATGTTCAACGTGTTCAACCCGGACTGCGACGCCTCGTCCCGGTGCAGCACCGCGTCCCCGGCCGCGGACAGCGCCGGCAACCTGGGCTACTACCACCCGTCCCCGGCCGGCTCCTGCTCCAGCATGGGCTCTCCGCAATCGCAG GATTTCACGGAGCTGACGAGCACGAGCGCCGCCTTCGTCCCCACGGTGACGGCCATCTCGGCCAGCCCCGACCTGCAGTGGATGGTCCGGCCGCTGGTGTCCTCGGTGGCCCCCTCTCAGCGGGCGCGCCCCTCGGGCTACCCCCCGAAGGTCTCGGCGCCGTCCCGACCTCACGTGGCCGCCAAGAGAGGCAGGACTGAGCAGGTGAATGAACAGATTTCGTCTGCCGGTCGGTCCTCGTCGTTTGACGCGAGAGTTAACGTTTGCTTTGATTTCTCTCAGGTTTCACCTGAGGAGGAAGCAAAGAGGAAAATTCGCAGGGAGAGAAACAAGCAAGCGGCCGCCAAATGCCGCAACAGGAGGCGGGAGCTGACCGACACTCTCCAAGCT GAAACGGATCAGCTGGAGGACGAGAAGTCCAGCCTCCAGAACGACATCGCCGAGCTCCTGAAGGAGAAGGAGCGTCTGGAGTTCATCCTGGCGGCCCACCGGCCCATCTGCAAAGTGCCCTCCCAGCTGGACTCGGACTTCCCGGCGACGTCCGCCTCCCCGGCCCGCTCTcgcctctctctcttttccgcCGGCGCGGTGAAACTGAGCGAGCTGGACGCCTCCGTGTTGGAGGAGTCCCTGGACCTGCTGACCGACACCGAGATGGAGCGCTCGGTCCCCGAGGTGGACCTCTCCGCCTCGCTGTGCGGCGCTCACGACTGGGAGCAGCTGCGGCCGTCGGTGACCAGCGGCGACTTCGAGCCGCCGCTGGTCACGCCCGTGGTCGCCTGCACGCCGTCGGCCTCCTCTTTCGCGTTCACCTTCCCCGAAGCCGACGCCTTCCCCGGCTGCGGGACGGCGCGCAGGCGCGCGAGCGGCGGCAACGACGAGCAGTCGTCCGACTCGCTCAACTCGCCCACGCTGCTGGCCCTTTAA